The genomic DNA GCACCCCGAGGCAGTCCTCCTCGTCCACGTGGCTCACGTCCtcgtcctcctcgtcctcctcgtcctccctcttctcttcctcacccTGCACCTCCATCCTCACCTGGCCCTTCACGTCCAGCACCCCCTGGCCCTCCTCCTGGGGGCCCAGCAGGTGGTAGGCGGCCGTGGAGCCCTCGGGGCTGTGGCCCTCCTTCACGGGCGAGGACGACGTGGACTCGTTGCTGACAGGCGAGATGTCGCTGCTGCTGTGGTGGTTGGCGGCAGCGGGGCTGGAGGGTGATGGGGACTTGACGGGGATCTGCCAGGATGGGATCTTCGGGGCCGAGGGGGACGGTGGGAACTGCCTCCTGACATGGGGGACAAGAAACAGGCGGTGCCGGGACCTGGGTCCTCCCTTgcagagccccccccccaccgctgCCACGCGGGGGACACAGTGacacccaggcccccaggcccctcccttccccttcagaGACCAGGCCCTGGGGCGGCTGcgcagagccccccaccccctgcagggCGCCTCCTCGGGGCCAGGcctgcctcccctgggccccGGCCCGTGGGTGGACCCCCCTGGTTCCTCGCGCCCGGGAGCggggttggggagagggtggGCGCCTACAGGGAGCGGAGCCTGGGGTGGAGACCGGGGCCCCATCTGCCTGGTCTGTGGCCTGGGTGGGCGCGGGAAGGCCCGGCCTCGGGCTGTGGGGTCGGTGGCCTCGCGACCAGCAGGGTGACACCACCGCACTTTGCTAAAAAACCTCCGCGTGCaacactcagcagggagcttgggTCTCTGCTCCTGCTTCCTGCCCTGAGCGGCCAGCCGGGACCGAAGCTGATTCCATGGGGACCAGGGGGTCAGGTCCGCTCAGCAGGGCTTGGGGGCGCGCGGCGAGCAGTCTGGGCCCAGCTCCgcccccccagctgccccccggcccgcgccgcccccTCCTACCGATTTAAGAGCAGCCCCTTCAAGGAGTTGATCTCTGACTTGAGCTCATTGATATTCTGCGACTCCAGGATCCAGTTGGTAGACGTCGTGGCCTGAGGTCAAAACACGGGAGACGAGGGTCAGAGGGgggccccctcccgccccgtGCAGCGCTGGCCAGGGTGGCAGCAGGGGCCGCAGGCTCTGGGGGCTCAGAGCGTGAGTGCCCCACGCGGCAGCCCGGGGCCCCCGGGGacggccctgcccctgcccctcaggAGCCcgcccaccaggcaccccaaaccaAGCGTGTCCACCTCTCCTCCCGGACGCCATCAAGCAGCCGTGACGTGTGCGGGGGAGTGAGAAGGGTGCTCCGACCACACAAGTAACAGCGACGGCAGAGCCTGTGTCGTCTTCCAAGAGACGCGAGCCTCGTGTTTGCAGCAGGAGAGTGTGGGGCGACGCCGCGGCGGGAACCATGCCCGGCACGGGGTGGCAGAAGCACACCGTCCGCCCTGCGGCCCTCCGTCCCCACGCATGTCGGAAATATCTCGTTTAAACTAATAAAGTAAGTGAATCCCACGGCCTCACCACCCGTTGCGCGGATGGCATCGGGCGGCGCCCACGGCCTCCGGGACCGCAAGCCCAGCCCGCCTCCCTGCGCTCACGCCCCGAGCGGGACGCCACGGGCGGTGCGTGGAAGCCTCGAGGGGCGAGCCCGTCGCCACCATCTTCCCAACGCCATTCGCTTGGCTTTGTGTCCGGGCCACGTTCCGGCACTTGTCGCATTGCAGACTTCCATTGTCATCGTATTTGCTACAGTGACCGGTGATCAGCGACCATGACTCGCTGGCAGCTCCGATGACGGCTAGCgtattttacttctgttttttggCAATAAAGTACTTTCAAAGTCGGGCATGCACATTTTGGGGGCGTAACGCTCTAGCGTCTGCAGCGGAGTCCGGGACAGCATGAACGTGACGTCTACGTGTGCGCTGGGAAACCAAAGAAGTCAAGCGCCTCGCTGGGCTGCGGCATCCGCTCGGCTGGGCCTGGGAGCAGACCCGGCGGCCCCGCGGCACCTTCCCTCGCTGCCGGGCGGCCCGAGGCTCCCGCCGCGCCCCGGGCTGCGCCCCGTGATCCACAAAGCTGCGACAGCGTCGGCCCCGCCACCACCCACAGCCACTGCTGCAGGAGGCTCCGGAGGCTCCGCAGAGAAGGAAGCTGTCCCAGGACCTAAGGCCAACGGCCTCCCCGAAGAGGACCCGCGGGGGAGCTGCCACAGCGCCCCGCCCGCACGGCCGTCCCGCAGacccttccccctgccctgcaCCGTTTCCCACACCTTTCTGGGGCAAACCTTGGTGGGACAGACAGAGGGGAGAGTCCCAGCGGCGGTGCCCCGGACGCAGCTGCCGGCGGCCACGCGGCCTGTGAGGGTTTCTGGGCCAGTTCCAGGCACGAGGGGCCCAGGCATGAGGCCCTGCACCCACCAGGCCGGAGGCTGGCCAGGAGGCTCCAAGGCACAGAGTCGTCGTGCGGGGCCCTGGCTTCCCTAACGCCTCTGCCCCGGCCTGACCCAGAAAACCTGAACCGTGAGCTCAGGAGAAGACGGGGAGGCCCAGGCCGGCGGAGGGCAGGGGCCCTGGACGTCCTGGCCGCCCGGCGGGGCCAGTGGCCGGGGGGTCCTGGAGCGAGTGcacgcggcccccgccccccgcaaacAGCAGTCGCCGTGCACACGTCCCCTCGGGGTCTCCCCTGCAGACCACAGACAGCGCAGATCCGGGAGCCACTGTTCTGGCTTCTCAGAGACCCCGAAAGCCACAGCAGCCCATTAACAAGGGAGCAGTTTCCACTCACCGGCCTACAAAGGACTCAAATTTCCAAACGCATATGGTGCCAGATGCCaggatttagaaataaaatctgacaTCTGGGGCTTTTTAGCcagtctctttaaaaaacagttgTAGAAAACTCCCAGCCTTCGGTTTTATGTAggttttttaattacttaacgctcttctttttaattttttacagtgCTGCAGTAGGAGCTTGGAAGCCAGATATAAAAACTTACATTACAGCTGAGAAAACACAGCTCTGAGTCTCTGGTTTATGGGGAAACCAAAGTCTTCACGCATGTGGGTTCAGACAGCACAGCAGTGAGCCCCGCTTCAGCGCGGGCGAGGCCAGGCGGGGCCCCGCGGGAGGGCCAGCACCCCTGTGCACGCAGGCGCCGCCCGGCACAATCTGGGGCCCCCTCCCTTCTTAAAATGCAACATGTGGTCTTAATCTTGATGCTTAAGGTCTGCAAACAGTTTTCCAATTTCCGGAATGGCTTCTGGCCATTGGCAGGCCACCGCTCCCAAAGATAATAggtcggggagggggggggcgtcCGTAACCAGGCCTTCCCGGCTGCTTTACGGGCCGCCCGCCCACGGGGAGCACGCACGGTGGCTGGCTGGAGGTGGCCCCGGGCAACCGCAGCCAGCTGAGGAGGAACTGCAGGCAGCACCTCCGTGTGGGGGACCCAAGAGGCGATTCTTGGGGGCCCTCTTCACAGGAGTCACCCCAGATTCCTTCGGAAATGGAAAGATTACTGTTTCCCTTGGTCTTCTAAATACGAAAGATTTGAGCTCGGGCTCCCATCTGGTTCTGTGCGGGATGGGGCTTCTCCCGGGAGAACCACTCAGAGGAGGTTCCTTACGGGGCTGCAGAAacgcacccccccccctcccagcGCTCCCGGTGCTCCCGGCACATGCGGCCGGTGGAGGAGGTGCCCccacagctccagctccagctccagctcaggGACGGAGGAGGAAACTAAGCCTCAGCGAGGTTAAGGAACCTGCTGTGCTCACACAGCTCGCTCACCCGTGGCCCAGGAAGCCGGGTTCGAGGGTCTGTGTGGCATGGACCTGCCCAGGCAACCCCCGCTGGTGCTCCCGCAGGGAAGTCTGACTTGCTGAGGCCTGGCCTGGAGGACCTGCCCACCGCAGCAGAGTTCACCCAGAGCCTGGGCAccgtccccccacctccctgttgCCTGGACTTGCTCTTGGCGATGCCATGACCTGTGGCCTAACGTGCTCGTGGAGACCACCCTGTGTCCACACCGACCACCTCCCGAGCTCGGGCGTGCGTTGCCACGGGAACGGAGGCCCCCAGGCagagctgcttctcctccctcctgctaGGAGGGGACAGGGAGGCGGTGACCGCCTCTGCAGAGGGCAATGGGGGCCCCTGCTGTGTAACGGGCAGGAGGACGCAGGGGAACCCCGCACAACACAGtggcctgggccccaggccccacAGACCCTGAGCAGTGGGCCCGGATCTGGAGAGGGTCAGGGAGAAGTACCTTGGCTGCAGCCAGTTCGTGTGCGAGCTCCTGGACTTTCTGCTGCTGCTGAATCAGCAGCTCCTGGACAGACGCTAAAGTCATCTGTAGCTGAGTCACTGGGAGGAGAAAGGAGTCGCATCTCTGTTAAACGACACACAGATTCCTCCCCTCCCGGTCCATACACCTACAGCTGCTGCATCTAACTTGTCTGCAggccaccccccccgccccccgcccggcgccACGCACGGCATCTCCGCGCTCCGGGCCAGGTACCTGCACCGAGTCTAACCTCTCGCATCCCCGCTCCATCTTTCCACTGGGCACGTGTCCGTGGCCAACAGTGTACCCGTCCTGAACCTCTCCCCTCCGATGACACGTGCTTATGGCTTTGGTGCTGCCCGCACGTCAGCCCCTCACGGGGTCCCTGTGGAATGCTTGGGCTCCCCGAAGCCGGCAGGAACACGCCTCAGGCCTGCGATCCTGAGGGCCTGGAGAGACTACAAATCCTGCTCTCCTGCTGCTGGCCCCTCGCTGCCACCCGCACCCAACCCCGAGGCTGCCGGAGCGCCCCCGGGTCACGGGGTCACGGGACCGAGTCTCCTTGGGCCCCCGCATCAGCCTCCCCAGGGCAGACACATCCGAGTGTTTCCGGGGCCTCTGCAAACACACCCCAGGGGGACAGACTCCCGCCTGGGACACAAGTTCTGGCGCTCGCCTGAGTTTTTAGATTCAGAGCCTCCGTCTAGTAAACaagtttttaaagaggaaaagccACCTCTAGTGCGACAGGTCCCAGCTAATCTGGGCCATCGCTGGGGCACCGGGTAATGAACGCCAGCCCCGTGGAGTCGATGACAGAGGAGGTGGCCGGGGTCCCCGGAGCCGCAGTAATTACAGCCTTTCTTGACCTTGCGTTGGATTCttagagggaagggggaaaaatcacTGAAAACCCCCCTGAAAACCTCAcagaagcagaaattaaaaatgaactttacAGCCCTTAGAAAGGCTGTCATTTTATTCCCCTTATTAATATTCTGAGGTTGGGAGCCTTTCCGTAAAAACATAATTAATTGAGGCCGCGCCGACAGTAAACAAGCAATTTCAAATTAAACCGAAATGACGGCGGCTTCATTTGCAAATGTGAACAGATTCTCAGAGCAGATAAATGAAGTCACCACATAAAgtggagccggggggggggggggggggggggggggggcggggcagagacggGGCTGCTTACCAAGGCTCCGAGGGCGACTTGATGGAGTCATTAATCTTTACCTGTCTGTGCCACGCTGCCACTCAGCTCCGAGAGGCTCGCCTCCATCCTCTCCAGGTGCTTCCTGTCCTCTCGGCCGCCCGTGATGAGGGGGAGCAGGTATCTCTATGAGGAGCAGGCTGGGCGTGAGCCCCCAGGCGTGGGCGCTCGGGGTCACCCCAGCAAGGTCTGGGATTCTGAGCACCCCGATCCCCCCGGCCCTCTGGGCTTGGGAACCCGACGCAGACACCGCGAACGCGGTACTCGAGTCACAAGGCTGATTAAGAAGCTTCATAAGGACGAGGACCAGGAAGTAGGGACAAGTTAAGGTCAAGTTGGTCTACTTTTGgtccttttatttaattatctcaaTGATACTACGTATATTTctataacaacaataacaacaacaaaaatttgaaGTTCTGCTTTAAAAGTTGTAAGATGGAAGTGTAGACGGGGATACAAGACCCGAGCCACAGGTGGCCTCAGGGAGGGGCGGAAGGCACGTTCCCGCTGTATACTTCCCTGATCCTTTAGGCGTTCTGAGCCTTGCGAAATGAATTATCATTCAGAGacaaatgagtaaaagaaaataaaaaaattattggagaaACTGTATGGAAATCCACAGATTTCTGGGCCACTGGTCCTTTCACTAGGGAATAACGTAAAGTATTCCGAGGCCATCGAAAGAGGGCACACCTCAGTTTTTTTCTAAACCGTGCCTTGAACCCTCAGAACCAGTGTCCTTCGGGTAAGAGCCAAATGCAGTCAAATGCCCCCGGACACAAGGGCAGAAGCTGAAGACACCGACCCCGGGGAGAAGGAAGCGGACGCCACAGGGCAACCAACAAGGGGGCCCGGAatccgggagcccagggcagggcgaGGGTCCTAGGACATTCAGAAAGAAGGCAAGGGGGACGTGGCCGGTAACCGGCTGCCTACTttgaggtgggaaggggcaggcgGCGGGCAGCAGGGTGACGCTGGAGGCCCGCGTGACGCTACTCGCGCTTCCCTCTGAAAGCTCAGGACATGGCGCCTCTTGTTTCAGAAGCGTGAGCCCGGTCCCAGCTTTCTCGGGGTGCACCGGAGGCAGCACAGCCCGGCTGGCAGGCGTGGTGACCGGCAGGCGGGCCCCAAGCCCTTGGCTTTCCTAATCTGTTTAGGGCCCACATGGGGAAAAGAAAGACGGCAACTTGTCCTTTGGGGTTTCTgtcctggggaaggagagggagggctCTCACGAGGGGTTTGCGGAGAACTCACTTCAAGAGCGACTCCTGAGTGGAGATCGTTATTCAGCAGACACAGAGAAGCATCTTCTATTTTGCAAAGTGCTTTTCAAGCACCGTGTGAGTTATTACCCACAACTGAGCCGAAACTCATCCAATTTGCAGCCTTACACTCCAGGTTGAAAGGTTCCTGAGATTCTTACGTGTAACAAACTACAAATTCTACCTCTGAGATCAAAAAAGCCGAAGGAAGGAGCACACACGCCAGCTGCCCCAGCCTGGGTCATTACGTATTCATTAGATAGTAAGGTGGTGGCTCTTACTGCTTCTTTAatttaaagaaactaaagaaattcTCGTCAGCATTGCAACAATCTTTcaatgtctcttttatttttaaggccaAGGATAAAGATCAGAGCTTCGTGGCAAGAACCGAAGACACCTCTGCTTTGCTCTGACGGGAGCTGCGCTCCACTTCCGCTGGACCCCGGCCGTCCGAGGGGGCCACGTGATGACTGGGCCCCACTTAGTAGAACTGGGACGTTATTTTGAGGATTCTATCTTAGCATTTTATTCTTCCCGGCGACTGTACGCAGTTAGCTACTTGGAAACAGGCTCTTCGTACACAGGGTAATGAGGGGCGTACATCGGGTCGCGGGAGAAGCCCCAGGACCTAGGACATTTTGCTTCGGGATTCCTGACATGGAAATTTCCAATTCCAAGAAGAGACGTTGCTCTGAAAAAATCATACTCTCCTACCCCGCTGTCACTAGCGTTTGCACGAAGTCAAAAATTAAGAATCCCAGAGCACAGTGTTTAAACACGTTTCACGTACTAAAAGTTACAATGGTGACTGAATCTGGGTGttcatttggattcttttttttttttaatcaccaaatAAGGGATGGAGTTGCAGGTGGCCTCAGGGGGAAAGAGGCCTTCTCTCCGGGACCAGCAGACGGCAAGTCCTCCGGTCCCTATTTTACCTTTTGTCTCCGGGACCTAACCCGGCTCTGCATCTTCCAGAAAAGACTCACTTGCTTCAAATCAAAGTGAGGATCTGGTAGTTCGCATCTGGCCAGTATTTGGTACCAAGGGAGTACACGCTCCCGTCATGCCTGCAGCTCTGCTGTAAGCAGTGACGTCTGGGATCCTGAGGGCTGACTATGaagtttgggaaaaaataaacctagGGATTTACACAGACGCCAACAAAAtatataggaaacaaaaacagagccCATAAATATGATGATACTGAGATTCCAAAGCCAGTTCCAAATACTTGAGTAGAATAATGGCACATAGAGCGCTTCCTGTGTGCCGGCACATGGCGCTTTCCGAGGGTGCGCTGGCCCTTGGAGCCTCACAGCGGCCTCGTGAGACCGGTACCGttgtccccactttacagatgggacCACCGAGCTCCTACTAAGTGGCCGAGTCGGGATGTAACGCAGCAGCTGGGCTCAGTGTTCCTGCTCTCAACTACCTTGTCATTCTGTCTCTTAAAAACGTCCTGACTACTCAGCACGtgcaagcactgttctaagtccTCGACGTGGCCTGCTGACCGACGGGCCCCAGAGTCACTGCAGCGGGGGCTCTGAGGTGCGACACCCAGGGCAGCAGGTGCGCAGGGTCTGAGGTCACCAAGGGCACCCATTCAAGCGGGGGGCAGGTGTAGACTGAACTGGTGAACCGggcgcgcccccctcccccccccgcagAAACCGTGCTCACTCGTGCACTCTGCCTCCACACGGCCCCTCTCCTGCCATCGTGCCCCAGGGCTGAGCGTCTCGACACAGGTGAACCTTGGGACCGGGGAGAACGGGGTCGGGGGACACGGAGGGGGGCGGACATACCTTGTAGAGCTGGTGAAAGCCGAACACGATGCCTGTTGTGATGACGGCCAAGGCCCCGTAGTCTCTCCATCGGGACCCCACAGGGCCTGagggtgggagcagaggcaggTCAGGAGGAGCATACGCGTCTCTCCCGGGCAGGGGAGAGCACAGGTACCGCCTCCTCCTCTCGAAGGATCGGCAACTGTGATGCGGCTGCACAGGACAGCGGGACAGTCGGGAACAGCGCTCCAGGGACGCCCCGCCTCAGCCGCACCCCTACCGCGGGGCAGTCGGGTGGCGGAGGCGTCCACACTTGGGACCGAGGGTGCAGTGAGGCTGACTGAGGCTGACGCAGACACAggtccccaggccctccctcgGACAGGGAGGAGCAAAGAGCCACCTCagagccaggggagggacaggaggaggctGCATGCTGTTTGCAGGACCACATGAGGCGTCAGCTGTGCGCCCGACAGGGTCAGGGGCCCCGGAGCGTGTGGCGGCGAGGCCCGGTGCCCTGTCTGCTCCGCCCCGGAACCGCTGCAGGACGCAGCTTACAAGTGACCGAACAAGATCAGTGCAGAGACTGCTCGAGGAGGCCCAACAGGTGGGGCGCCTGGCGGGCTCAGCCATATGACTGCAACATACGACCCTTGACCTCGGGGTCCTGactcgagccccacgtcgggtgGAGAGAGGACTtcaataaataagatcttcaagCAACAAGAAGGCCCAACGGGGCCATGAGagtgggggagggcgggggagggagccAGGGGCCGCAGAGCCTCGGAGGAGGCAGATGCTGAAACATGTGGGGTCCCTGGGCCAGAGATCCAGGCAGGGGACGGCAACGTGGCGGCGCAGGCTGACCTGCGCTCAAAGGACAGAAGGCGGCCAGTGTGGCCCGAGTGAGCCCCTGGGCCTACCCAAGAGGAGAGGCCAGCAAGAACAGGGAGGGTGAGCCAGGCGGGAGCGGTggagggtggagtgggggtggaagGAGGTGGGACACGCCATGGCCGGGTGTGGAGCGTGGCCAAGGAACCAGATTGTGTCACAAGCAGTAGGGTCACGGGAGGCTCTGAGCCCACGAGTGACCCAgtcagctctgtgctcagggagAACAGCGTCAGGGACCCTCGagggcagaggggggcagaggtggggaggcagCTGCTGCCCGGGACCATGGAAGGTAAAACAAGACAAGACAGGACGAGAGGCTGGGGAGAATGCGTGCTGCTGCCGTGGGGGACCCGGAGTTACGCGGGAGCAGGCCCCCGGCCCGGGGCTCCAGAATGCCACTTAGTAGATGCCCCCACTGCCGAGTGGAGTTCCGACCCTGCAGGAGCACAGCGGGGTTTGTTACCTCGTAATCTTTCCCACGGACTGTTTACAAGGTGCCTGTGTGTCCATAATCTTCTCTGACGCTCTGCCTCCGCTCAAGGGATCGGTCGTGGAAGGCACTGCCCACCGTCTCCACAATGACCGACACTGCAGGACACTGGTCAGTCTGCAGAATCAGACCACGGTGCCCGTGCCAAGTCATCCAGGAGGCACCCTCTCTACTACGACAAGGGAGCTGGGCTCCGGACGCGCATTTGGGAGAGAAAAGGTGAAGCAGGAAGAGCAACCCAAACTTCTTGAGAAGAGCGCCACTGCTCTCAGGGCAAAGCCCACAGGACGCCGTGtgtcccagcctcctcctcccaccccgtGCCTGcaagccccccaggagccccccgcGTCTCCTGACCAAAGGGAAGCAGAAGAGGGACCTCCTCCAGGCTCAGCAGCAGGACGCAGGCCACCAGGGGATCCAAGGGGCCAAGACCTCCCAGGGGACGGGGTGGATGCTCCCTCCTCCCTGAGCTGCTGAATCGGGTCTTAGGAGGCAGATGTGACAGTGATGCAGGGGCCTGGAAGGGTCTCGCGTTGGCCACCTGCCCCCACTGCCGGCACAGCCTGTGGATCCCAAACCAGCCTCCCGAAGTGGCCCAGCCCTGGACTCTCCTGCACAAACTGTGATCAACAGGTGgtctctccctcagccctcaactccctttctttgttttacaGCTTTTGAATCAGCCGATAGACGCATGTGGTCCAAACAGCACGTGGCTCCGTCAGTCTACTGCCAACAGGCTCCTCCACCACAAGAGCCA from Canis lupus dingo isolate Sandy chromosome 2, ASM325472v2, whole genome shotgun sequence includes the following:
- the PEX14 gene encoding peroxisomal membrane protein PEX14 isoform X1 codes for the protein MASSEQAEPPSQPSSTPGSENVVPREPLIATAVKFLQNSRVRQSPLATRRAFLKKKGLTDEEIDLAFQQSGTAADEPSSLGPATQVVPVQPPHLISQPYSPVGSRWRDYGALAVITTGIVFGFHQLYKRYLLPLITGGREDRKHLERMEASLSELSGSVAQTVTQLQMTLASVQELLIQQQQKVQELAHELAAAKATTSTNWILESQNINELKSEINSLKGLLLNRRQFPPSPSAPKIPSWQIPVKSPSPSSPAAANHHSSSDISPVSNESTSSSPVKEGHSPEGSTAAYHLLGPQEEGQGVLDVKGQVRMEVQGEEEKREDEEDEEDEDVSHVDEEDCLGVQREDRRGGDGQINEQVEKLRRPEGASNEHERD
- the PEX14 gene encoding peroxisomal membrane protein PEX14 isoform X2: MASSEQAEPPSQIATAVKFLQNSRVRQSPLATRRAFLKKKGLTDEEIDLAFQQSGTAADEPSSLGPATQVVPVQPPHLISQPYSPVGSRWRDYGALAVITTGIVFGFHQLYKRYLLPLITGGREDRKHLERMEASLSELSGSVAQTVTQLQMTLASVQELLIQQQQKVQELAHELAAAKATTSTNWILESQNINELKSEINSLKGLLLNRRQFPPSPSAPKIPSWQIPVKSPSPSSPAAANHHSSSDISPVSNESTSSSPVKEGHSPEGSTAAYHLLGPQEEGQGVLDVKGQVRMEVQGEEEKREDEEDEEDEDVSHVDEEDCLGVQREDRRGGDGQINEQVEKLRRPEGASNEHERD